Part of the Henckelia pumila isolate YLH828 chromosome 2, ASM3356847v2, whole genome shotgun sequence genome is shown below.
ATCAACGGATAATAATATTGTAATAAATACTTATACTGAtattctttttgaaaaaaaaattaaaatttttatgatttatatatatatatatatatacatacatacatatatttatttatttattttctacaTAGAAATTTTGAAGAAAGAATGccgaaatttaatttattctcttTGTCATCATTAGTTGTCTAATGATTTTCTTGATATATAATAACTTCAATGAGTAAATAGGCTTTtatttttcaatcaaattcatatTTAGCCATGCACCTATCCCATAAAGTAATAACTATGAGGTAGAGTCGAATTTTCCATTTCGGCAATTTGTTATACACCTTCTCCGTATATGTTGATGCAATGTATGTGTAAGACCTGAGTCATAGCATTTATTAGTTTAAGAATCACAATAATTATCCACAATAATTATCCATAAAAATTAATTGGGACGTTACAATTTTCAACTATTCGTGTTATTTAGAAAATCCCTCATACTATGTACTACATCACTTTTATtcctttacttttttttttgttcggcatgatttattttgtataaatttagataaagaataaataacttaaaaatatttaaataatgttcaaaaatactttaaaaaagtaaattaaatttttaaaaaaagtaaattAAATCGACAACTCGTCTCATAGtacatgtatttttttttcttttaagttTCCTTATTCGGGATGTAACTCATAAGTAGTATCAAGACCTTAACTACACGTAAAATTCAAGAATTATTGAATATAATTTGCAGTTTGCTAGCATACTGATATGAATTTAGGAGGTgctcaaagattcatattgttccaagatttgctcATTTGcattcgagagttgaagggtttggaattcatgacaatcaagttggagtacttgaagatcaatttggaggaTGTTATAATGCTATTGAAGGCCAAAAAGATCAAGAAAACGAGGATTTTCACGACAGGACAGCGCTCCAGTGCTTCAAATCCGGCGCTCCAGCGCCAAACCTTCGTATTTTGAAGCGCCCCAGCGCTAGTCCATCGGAGCTCCAGCTCTGTAcggagcgctccagcgctaccgCACTTACACACAGTACGGCGTGTAGTGTGTGTTTTCGGATTTATGAGTATTTATGAtattattttctatattttgagtcttttaattatactaggaaactttttagatgatatctttgatatctttaggctatattttgcgttatcttttattttttattgtaaactataaatacttttgttttatttcattaataataattcagattcagtttatacaaaagttattgaaaattctctcaagaattttattcaaagctttgctttgttattcaaatcaaactttctcagcTAATTACTTTGaaacgtttgtcgattgtttctcactgaagattgtcatatacaagtttatctgaaggttttctttggtttcaattgttgtGGCTTCTGTTATTAATCataccgtcgattaaaggtaaaaatccaaaaccctatcaattttacttgtttcaaagattgggcaaaactttgagtcttttgtttattggttagagggtgcgattcaaattgtaatcgtgtttgctaatcttacacaacaagattcatatcacatACACAAAACGATATATAGATCAACTCACCTTACGGATAATATCCTAATTATCAATCTAATGGTCCGATGATTTGTCACGCCAACTCTCCAACATTAATTAtgcttatattttaaaatataaatcatTAGATTcattatttaaacaatatatacCCTAAAGATAAGATTTCATTAACCTGTATAGAGATTATTGATCAAACAAGGCAACAAACTTGAAAGTTGAAACTGGAAGAGTGAGTGAAAAATCAATAACTGCAGAATGAGGCCTGGAAATTGCTGGTATTTCTAGATAAAACACACAACCGTATAGTAAGCAAAGCACCAAAAGAGGACACGAAATTATCGAAAGCACAAACCAAAAAGTTTGGctaaaaaatcaaagaaaagaaaagaactcGAAAGCCCTTTTGACGATTCATGATTTTTCCAAGATTCTCAAATAGAAGCCATCTCGGAACACCAGTAACTTCCATTCTATAGGCGAATGTGCTAACTAGGCCTAAGCATTGACACTATAATgtactaaatttttttattgttttgaatcTACACGGCCATCAGAAAAAACCGAGACCGGGATCAAGGTTATCACTGCAAAAGCTTGACGGTACAGCTGCAAGCTCAACACGCCCAGTCCATTCTTGTCCTGGCTTCAAAGTGATGTTCTTTTCAACTGATGCTCCATTCATGCAAATCATCTGCCTGTATTCTTCGTCACCAAAATCTGGCATTGCTTTCGATTTCTTTTCCCATGGATTCCATACGGCTACACGAAAATATGACAGGTTTGGGGAGAGGTCACGTTTTAAGGATCGTTGGATAATTGCCATATacgaaaattattttctttatcCATTTGATGTTTGAAAACAAATCGGCCAAACAAATTTATCCAAGTCTGGACATATTGTTTCTTACCAACATCTGGTAGCCCTTCCTTTCTCATAACATACGTTCTTTTCCTCTCATGATCAAGGACAGCGACACATTGTTGAGAGCTGAGATAAACCCGATCTACCTGAAAgccaagaaaaaatatatattcccAGAGATATCATTGTGTAATGTGTGTCAATGATAGAGGTGTGTCTTAACCCATGAAGGTGTGGAAGAAACCGTACCTCTGATTCAAATGTAATGGCGTCCCCTTGTTCTGTAAATCGTTCTCTTTGACAAAGATTGTCAAAGTAGTCCAGAGTTTCCAAACCTTCTACCCTCACTTCACTGTGTATGGATCATAGAAgaatattatataaatagtaCCTCAGGTCCTCAGCGCACGCATTGCGTGCTTGTACAATCTTGTATTATatgatcaatttttttattattaataatatattaaaataagagtaaTGTCTTAAGTGAAATAATTGACAACGGTCGTACTACAATTTGGTGAGGGGACAGCCATATCCTACCATTTTGGCGGCcttaataatagtaatagatcGATATCGCCGAACCGAATTTTTacagaattattattattttcaacaACCCATCATTCACTGTTCGCAAACGAGATGATGAATTGAACAGATATCAGTATATCACACTGTGCATCTTCATGGATTATGTATACAAATGGGACATTTCAAGGACTGTTTTACCTTATGTCTGAAACAGATAAATAGGTATGATAAGCAAAAGAGTAGCTGAAAGGTTTCCCGTTCATGTTCCTGACGCGAGATATCAGTATCAAGTTTCCATTTGATGCCAGAGATACTCGAAGACGAAACTCGAAACTGGTAAAAAAGATGATATCTTAGGACAGGAAATATCCCTCTGCAACTGTAATCACATATCAAACATGAACTCACAAGGCAAAATATTTTAAGGTGCTATATATGATAAAGTATTGCCCACTTCCTTACTTTTCAATCAATCGCAGCCCAGATCAATCGATCAAGGTTTCAAATATGCCACAACAGACGATTAGACGAATAGTAAAATACCAAGCTCATAAACTTGTAAAGTTTACCTGTGAGGCCAGCATTTCAGATCTTCTTCAGCTGGTATTAGCAGTAAATCAACGAAGGATTTACCGAGGGAGTCATTTGGGGGCAAAGGAGGAGGATCATCTTCGATTGTCCAAATTCTGTTCTTCACAAATCCATGCTGCTCTAGAGAACCGCAGTTTCCAAACTAAATCATTTCCATGATACATATATCAACTTGTAGCACATAGTCTTTAAATTACACTAGATAAATCCATTTAATTCAAGTTGTACCTGGGGAAAGCAAACAGATATTCCTCCTCGCATTGCTTTGGGAGACTTAAAGATGGCCTACATGATTTTTCGAAAGCCAACAAGAGGGATGTCGTTATTGACAACCCTAAGATGCAACTAAAGCAAACcattaatacatatatataacatctATTTTGCCTTTCTCCTCTTTAAACTCATTTGTTAACAGGCTTCCTGGAAAAGGTTTTCCCCAAAAATAACTTTGATACTAGAAAAATCTTCATTCTTTACATAACATCGATAtcagaaaatataattttcgcaTTAAAAAAGTTGGCCAGACATCATGAAAGAACCTCACCTTACTAGTGGTGAATAGAAGTTCTTCACCTCGATTGTTCCTCCACGATAGCACTTGTCCTCCATGCAGACTGACCTGAATTGTTCACACGATTACATAGATAACTACAACTTCAAGAAAATAGATTATGCAAACGGAAGTTAAATCAATCGAATCAACTAAAGGTTAAGCAAGAAGCACGAAAACTTACTCGTGCAGATGCTCCTTGAGGATTCCGAAGCACAACTTGGTCAATCCCATTCCAGTCCTTAGTCAATTCAAATGCAGCTCTGTGGTCCCAAACTGCTGCAGGATGCCCCATTCTTCAAATTGCAGAAGCCAAGAAAATGTGTTTTTTGTATTCAAGTAACCGAATTAATACCAATTACCCAAACTTATACTTAACCTCTGGAAGGGTAATAACACCGAAGGGCACAAGCTATCTCCAACACCTTTCTTGTTAGAATTTTCCCACCTGATAAAGCAAACCTATTGCCTTCCACTCTGGCTTTCAGCAAACTACCTCAGTTTCTCTGAAACCCCTGCACCACCTTAAACTTCCCAAATATGCTACAAATTAACAGATACGCCTTCAGCAGTTACCACTAAGGAATTCCCACTACAATATAACATTTAGCATTCTCCCACAGAACTTTTTAATCGTACCAAGATCTCTAAGAAAAACCCATATATCTCTAAGAAAAACCCAAATAAATATAAACCATCAAATGAATCGCAAAACTTACCCAAACAATGCACCCTTTCGAAATCTTACAAAATGCCCAGAAAAACAGTTGAAACCGAGAACAAAACCCCTCAGCCCAAAAGTCGCATCCAAATCCCACAACACCGATACCGCTCAAGAAGAAGCAAAACCTCCGCGGGGCCCACAAAATTTCACTGCGACTCCTCGGACTTCAAACGGAACCACACTTGGGTTCCCAGCTAGCGAGCTATGCATAAAGCTTTAAACTTTCACATTAAGCGTACAGATTCAAGAAAGCCCGTCTCAACAAAAACGAATAAATAATCAACCGCCAGAGAAAAAGAACCACAAAATGCGGGTTTATGCAATGCACACGGAAATACTGAAGGGTGTTGTAAACATTGAGTTCATTGACAATTATTTAAGGAAATAATCAAGATTCAGGAAGAGAAATTGCAGAGTGATGTCACCTTTGGCCAAGAACATGAATGTGGAAACATGGGATggcttgaattaattaattaaagaatgaaatattcATGTGCTCAATACTTAAATTAAATGGGCGATCCTTATAATAGTGAAAGATGCATTAAAAGACATTAAATATTTGAATGACTGAATTTATTCTCTGCGAGGAAATAGTAGGAGGTGGAGATACGTGTAAGTACATGTAATTGTACAAATGGTGGAGGCGAATTCGataaatttgattttctttatccaaaaaaaaaatatcaagcatgattgattcaaaaaaacaaaaaaaatcgaaCCATGATTGATAAATTAATCATGTATATCTTCATTGAATTCAAGTTATTTCCTTCAAGTAAtgtataaatttaataatactTCGTACAagagaaattttattattatttttttaaaaaaacatgattTTAACGTTAGAAAATCTTACCAGGTCCAAAATATaggatttttattttcttccatGTCGAGTGATGTAGTATTTGCCCGTTATGGTATTATATTTTCCTTCCATTTGTGATGGTGAAAATTTTGACTGGTGGAATGATATATACATCTTATAATCTCTAGAAAATTAGcttgaaatttttggatttcATTTATTATTTCCGAATTTGAACATAAACCATGATATTTGTATTTATGTGACTTTGACATTTGTAATTAGTACATGCCGTCCGCAGGGCACTACCCTGCGGTGACGTGTAACCCCATAATTAGTCAAAATTAGTGGATCACACGTAGGGCTCactaattttaaccaatcataaaTCGTCACGTTTCAACCGTAATTTGCATTGAAAGTGTGTGTAGCGATTACTCTATAaggaaaaattatataaatgtaTATTTTGAAAGTGGTATGTTTCGAaaaaatcttaaaaattgtcAGCTTCTGAAAACAATTTTGAAATAATAGCAAGAATAGTGAAATGATTGGAGGGAAAACATATTTATTGACAAGAAATGGACGTTtcgaaatttgaaatatttattatttgaccCTACCAATCAATTCATCCACGGATAGTGTTATGACAGTATTcatgcaattaaaaaaaaaaagattaaaggATAGGTACGGAAAAAAGAAACAAGAAAACCATGAAAGTAAGTTATTGCTTATTTGCCTAGGGAAACCAAACAAAGAAACAAGATATCAGTTTATTTcgaagataaaaaaaatatttgacgaatatattttttttttcaaattaaatcttATGCATAAGAAGAACAAATACCAACAATAGTTGGAAGAGGAATAATTGGATGCGAGATGCATGTATTACgtagaaaaatataaaaaaaaataatagtttttaaatttaaaatgaaaGTTATTAATCTGTGAAATTGAAATGATTGGAGAGAAAATCAAATTGAGAGGGAAAAACATGATAAATATAATTTGATGGTTAGAAAGTGTTTTAGGAATTTATACCGTTATGACAAAATTAGTCGGTAAATGagatataattttaataaataatataaatgaaTACGTGATAAATTTTGCGCTAAAAGAAGACGACATTAGATTCGAGTATTGTGTGGTTTTAATAAAACGAAGGGGTAATGGGCTTTGCAGATCGTGTTAGGCCTTTTTAAAGACACATTGCTACTTCTAGTGCAGACAAGTACTCCAACGGGTCCCCAAAATgaaataagtaaataaaaaagaTTATGTTTGTCTGAAGCAGAGGTAGATATATATGCCTCTTATTTTCAAATATGTCTTTGCCCACGACGACTATCAATAGTTTGAACAAATTTTACGTCAAACGATGTCACGAATTTATATCGATTACACAAATTAATTCGACGTATATTCTCAATGAAAAGTAATGTTTTTTTAGTGAATCgggttaaataaaaaaatctctctcatataagtttttatgtttaagtgtgagaaaatacacaatttcaagggcttttttaaaaaaattatataaaattttaaaaaaattataaaaatatatcattttataAAACTTTACAAAACTATAACAATCCGGGACTCTAAGTCCCGGATTTGGCAGGGATTCTGTCACGGTGGCAGAACCATGGCAGGCTCCTGCCTTTGTCCCGTCCCAGAttcctttttcctttttttttttttaaatttgaaattattaaaataataaataaaatctagtcaacaatatttaattaataaatcaaaaattttaaagacttctctattaaaataattaccataaaatgaaaatcatttttaattgttctttcataaattaactaattgactaaatttctaaattagaattatttttattaattacacTATTAACATAAATATTAAGTACTTAAGGTAGAAACAAATTCTTTGTATTACGTTAGTACAACTTTTTGGATTTTATAAaaagataatataaaatatttttttagtaaaatagatcatttttaaaatattcattaaaCTAGTAAAATCCGGCATAATTTGTCTCGGATTCAACATGTGTTCTGCCATGAGTTCTGTCATAATAACACAACACCTATTGAATCTCGGACAGTGTATCCCGAATTCAAAAAAgtttcattatatttttttgctGATAAATGGTTTCGGATAGAATAAGAAAAcaaaagaatataaaataatatttaattaaagggtattataattaaatgttaatattaatattaaagtgACTTTGTTAATAtgtcataatattttattatttttaaatgtatcattttttaaatgataaatacaattaatatttaatactaATGTTAATATTAAACTTAAAGTAATTTTatagtttttaattattattttttttatcataatacCTTTTAAATATGATTAGATTTATAATCTTTGTTGAATTTGTTTCTGATTTCATTCGAGTGATTGTTAAAAAGTAACatgtttaattaattactaTCAAGAAATatacaattaataaaataattaattaaacatattACCCTATAACAAATCATACGAATAAAATTAGAAACAAATTCAACAAACATGATTATAATCTAAACATATTTAAAAAGtattatgataaaaaataattaaaaaacataaaattattttaagattAATATTAACATTAGTGTTAAATATTAACAGTATTTATCATTTAACAAAATTatacatttaaaaataataaaatattatatattaataaaaccacttcaatattaatattaacatttaaatattatttttataacatGCCcacaatatttaattttttttattataatttcatttaattaaatatttttttatttagtgaATTAACGAAAGAACAAATTTTCTTTCGTTTTCTTATTCTATTCGAAACCATTTAtcgacaaaaaaataataatgaaaccTTTTGGATCCGAGAGAATGTATCCCGGATTCAATAGGTGTTGTGTCATTATGACAGAACTCATAACAGAATATCTGTTGAATTCAGAAcaaattgttttgaattgtactagtttaatgaagtttttaaaattaatatattttttaaaaaaaattaatttttacataaattttttaaaaaaggtcgGAAAGTTGTGTGCTGTCGTGACAAAAAATTTGTTTCTGACTTAATtacttaatatttatattaataatgtaGTTAATAAAactaattttaatttagaaatttagtcaattagttaatttattaaagaacaattaattaaatggaaTGACTTTCATTTTATGATAATTATTTTAATGGATAAATCTTTAAATCtttgatttattaattaaatattgttgactggattttatttattatttttaataatttcaaatttaaaaaaaagcagaaagaaaaaaaaaaaggaattcgGGATGCTTTGTCCCGATTTGGCAGTAGCCTGCCATGGTTCTGCCACCATGGCAGAATTCCTGCCAAATCCGGGACTTTAAAGTCCCGGATTATAatagttttataaatttttattaaatggtatatttttataatttatatttaattttatattaattttttttaaaagcccaaTTTCAAGTATGTCACGTGAGAAGTAGAGCATAACAACGTGGGCAGCTAGAGGAGAGTCACGTGATCAACCCCATAATGGGTGAAAGTCTGACCAAATCcaatttgaaaattgaaatgAAGTTTCTCTCCTTGGTTGACCAAACTCTTTTGGTTATCCACGTCCGAGGTTGGGTTGAGGAGCCATCAAACTTACAATCTTTATCTTTTCACTATTTTTACTTCCTTTTGTCGATCGGATAAAGTTTCTGAAAATTACATATATAGAACAATAATCTTTTTTGAGTTAGTGTTCGCTCATTGATAAATTTCCTGAAAGTTCTTTATATAGATAAAAACAACTCTCTCATTTGAATTAGTTTTTGCTCATTAGATAAAGTTTCTTAGAATTCTTTATATGGACAAAAACAAATATCTCTTTTAAGCTAGTTTTGAAGTGAACTCGGTCACGTCGATTTCTGAACACtccctttctttctttcttttttttttgggatgcCCAACCAAATGGTCATTCATTAATTAAACAAGACAGGAAAATTAATTTGTAATTAATATCTATTTTTCATGTTTAGTCtggagaatatttttttttgaaaagtagTCTCGAGAAATTAAAGAGCGTGTCGCATCTGAAAGAAATTGACCCCAACATGATTTTTTGTGTACAAATTTATTATACGTATATTTTAATACACGTATATGTACGCATACCAACTGAATCCTGTATTTTTATATGGTGTCGGGTGCTGTAGCCCATAGGACATCTATTTCAGAGGTAATTCAAAGATACGGTAAAGAAATAAGAggcatttcatttcatttcattgCTAGCCTTGGTAGGCGATAAATATACCCAAGGTTACATAAAAAGAACACCAAATTAGCGCAAGCCAAGAAAATCAACCCCATTGTTTGATAAGAGCTCTCACATAAGTACATGATATCAGATGTCATGTCTTCTCTTCTTACATATAAATCAACTAATCCTTGCATCCGACCTTAAAAATGCATGCCGGGATTGCCGAGATAAATGCTGGTTGCAGTGAATCAATTAGAGTTTCGAGTTCTTGTACCACTTTGCATTCCATTGCTACTTGTTAAAAATGATTTAGAGAGCTGAGCTCTTGGAACTCAACTAGCAGCTACTGCGTCGGTCCTAGGGCAAGTATCAAGAAGCACATGAAGCTTAGCTCCAGGACTTGTGTCATCGTACTGAGTCACCATCCTCGTTGCTTCTGTCGGTAGTATTAGAGTTGTTGTTAACTCTTGCGAGTAGGTTCACCGTGCTAACGGGTTTCAGCCTAAAATCAGTCGTCTTTTGAGTATCTTTAAGCTTTTCCTGCAGATTAGAACCCACGTCTTATATTTTGGGTTGAATATATACGTGCGCGTGTGTGTGGAACTGATTGATCAATGATCATTAATAATAAATACTAAATAGAGACCAAATGCAACAAAAAGCAGTACCATTAATGTAGCGTTTTCAAGCTTCAGTTTCTCGGAGTTCTTCATTACTTTGTTGAACTCGGATTTGAGTGTTGTATTCTCGGAAGTCAGTGCTCGAACTTTAATTGCTAGTTCCTCCGCCTCCGCCTGTACAAAGAGAAGGAAACACTTAGTGGGCAGATCATATAGACCTTGTTAAAGTAGCTAAACTGGTGGTTCACCCCAACCTGTTTCCTCAGTCTTGATCTTCGAGCAGATTCTCGGTTAGATTGTTTCCTCCTCTCCCGTTTAAGTTCTCGCTCATTCTGCGTTCCAAGATTCCAGTTTTTTACaacaaaactaaaaaatatatattgacaGAAGAGAACGGCAATGGGAAGCTATAAAACATTCAACACACACCTGCGACCAGGTTTCACTTGGGATCAACGGCTGCTGAACTTTGGTTGGAGTTGTGGGACCAGATAAATTGAAGTCAGAAGGATTCTTGAGTTCCAATGCAGTGTTCATATCTACATTTGATTCTGGCTGCACCTTAGTTGAAAGAATCACATCTTTCACTTTCTCAGAGCCTTGACCACTCGCCACACCAGGAACTTTACTTCTGCTCTGTTTCTGATTTTTGCCATTCCCAGCTGCTGTCAGGTTAAAGTTTCGGTTAAGAGTGAATtctatgaaatttaatttacaTAGCCACCCCACCTAACTAAAAATCTCACAAGAAACATGTGTAGGGATTATCATATCATGGCAAACCTATATATTTAGAGCCTGATTcagtagtgtttgagagatcTTTTAGAAAGCACTTCATAGCTTTTCcttaacaaaaatttgaaattttgtcaatgaaaagctgagaagtgcttcctataagctctcccaaacaccacCTAAATATAAGATCTTATTAAGACTAGTGGCTGGAGTGTTTCAATGGGCTTATCCTCTCCATTTTACATGATACGTGTGGGATTAGTTAAATTTGATGGGATGGATTATGCTGAGACATGTGCTTTGAAATAAGAAAGCTTACCACTGTTGGGAGATCCTTGTCGACTTCTTTTCTTGCCGCTTAGACCATCCTATTAGATTAAAAAGAGAAATCTCAAGAGATCAAACGCTTTGCAAACaatgcaaataataataaatgcatAAAGCTATGTAACAGGTGGAATTCAACACTGAAGGTGGTCCTCACCCATGTAGCTTTACTGTTACTCCCGTTGCTTCCGTCACTAGAACCTGAAATCTCCTCACTGCAACCAAATTTGGCACATCAGTCCATTTTTAACAGGTAAATTGTGAAAGATCATTGGATGAGAAGCAGAAGATATCTGTGACATCTATGGAAAATGCTAAACTACTGGTGAAACATTATCCTAAATTTCAATGTCTTAAACTCGGTCGTCCATAAACCTTTTCGTGACTCTATGGCCAGCTGCAGTGTCAGCATTGTTACTATTTCCATTGCCTATTGACATTGCAAGACCATCAAATTCTTTCAACTTCTTCACAAAGTCTCCATCCGTATTCCCGAACGTTTTGGCAGGCTTGTCCATACTCAAAGCAGTACCGCCCTACAAACCACACGGTATCATCAGATATATTCTGAGATACTCGTTTTAACCTATTATCTCACCACAACCAAATAACTGTGGAGCTTAGTGAGATAATAAAATAATCCCATAACACTCCAGAGACGAGTGGGTGGAATACCCTTTCATTATTTAAAAGAGTACTATAAAATGCACATATGAATGATGACCTAAGCCAAAATTCTGAGTACAATTATATGTCGAACTTACAATATGAACTCCAGGATGTGCATAAACTCCTCCGTGAGCGTAAAATGCAGCATATGGAGCTCCATAAGGAGGGATCATAGACTGAAAGAGTTCGAGCATGAATCATAAAAAACCATAAATGGGTAGACCACTCAACTAAAAATTGATTAAAATATAGATTGTCCTCTGCATCATATACGTCTGCGTGATACCTGAGGAGGTGCCCACATGTAAGGGGGAGGAGCATGAGAAGTAGCGAGTGAGTTCATATATGGAGGTACAGCGAGTCGATGACCATAATATGCCTGTATATTAATTGAGAGTGTTGCCAGAAATCCTCTTAACATTTATAAAAAGAAACTTTTGCATCATTAACCACAATTTAAAGATAAAAGAATGCAAGGCTAAAGCAGATACCTGCATTGCAGCCCAATCAGGATACACATGAATCCCATTCTGGTCCTGAAACGTGGTCACATCGAAAAACTAATTAGATATCATCGTTA
Proteins encoded:
- the LOC140881025 gene encoding putative glucose-6-phosphate 1-epimerase, which gives rise to MGHPAAVWDHRAAFELTKDWNGIDQVVLRNPQGASARVSLHGGQVLSWRNNRGEELLFTTSKAIFKSPKAMRGGISVCFPQFGNCGSLEQHGFVKNRIWTIEDDPPPLPPNDSLGKSFVDLLLIPAEEDLKCWPHSFEFRLRVSLASNGNLILISRVRNMNGKPFSYSFAYHTYLSVSDISEVRVEGLETLDYFDNLCQRERFTEQGDAITFESEVDRVYLSSQQCVAVLDHERKRTYVMRKEGLPDVAVWNPWEKKSKAMPDFGDEEYRQMICMNGASVEKNITLKPGQEWTGRVELAAVPSSFCSDNLDPGLGFF